Proteins encoded by one window of Streptomyces sp. NBC_01477:
- a CDS encoding peptidase inhibitor family I36 protein — MRVSTFGRSVAAIATAGAALAAVLVHPAAAAGAYECSDEQICLYSSHGGAGEPYSTGSAVPDLAGIFQDKARSVFNRTSDDWCLYRDENYRGEWKLVTTDQGENLLAPLDRSVSSLRPEPDAGCGAPGDEIY; from the coding sequence ATGCGTGTCAGTACATTCGGCAGGTCCGTCGCGGCGATCGCGACCGCGGGTGCGGCGCTGGCCGCCGTGCTGGTCCACCCGGCGGCCGCCGCGGGGGCCTACGAGTGCAGCGACGAGCAGATCTGTCTGTACTCGTCCCACGGGGGCGCGGGTGAGCCGTACTCCACCGGCAGTGCCGTCCCCGACCTCGCCGGCATCTTCCAGGACAAGGCCCGCAGCGTCTTCAACCGGACCAGCGACGACTGGTGCCTGTACCGGGACGAGAACTACAGGGGCGAGTGGAAGCTCGTGACCACCGACCAGGGGGAGAACCTGCTCGCCCCGCTCGACCGGTCGGTGAGCTCGCTGCGGCCGGAGCCCGACGCCGGCTGTGGCGCTCCCGGCGACGAGATCTACTAG
- a CDS encoding HSP90 family protein: protein MTSSPDTAATPAGADRTFQVDLRGLVDLLSHHLYSSPRVYLRELLQNAVDALTARHGLEPDAPADGFGIRLYADGSVVRVEDDGVGLTEADVHTFLATIGRSSKRAERIAEQRGDFIGQFGIGLLSCFLVADEIHVLSRSARTPGAGTVEWRGRGDGSYTVQLLPASARPRPGTTVTLTPRADAGEWTRPAHVHTLARHFGSLLRHPVTFSDGTGGTGGAGGPAGPGASVNPEPAPWARTYPTPGARSRALAAYGAEVFGFTPLDTIELDLPAVGLKGIACVLPEAVPAGRRHGHRVHVKGMLLSEHAEEILPEWAFFVRCVVDAESLRPTASRESLYEDDTLAAVRDALAERLRAWIARAAASDPDLLARFLQAHHLAVKSLAVHDDEILRMLLPWLPFETTDGHTTLDEFARTHRTVLVTSSVEEFRQVAAIASAAGLGVVNGGYTYDRELVHRLPEIRPEASVADLDPATLTAHLDPVDRETELAAVAYLALARDALAVFDCDVALRTFQPASAPALLVDSREARHERTRSQLAREQEGGLWGDILGALRQEAPKAQLILNQLNPLVRTAVAIEEPELARTSAEALYGQAVLLSRRPLRPAESSLINRSFLDLLAHALRKDS, encoded by the coding sequence ATGACTTCTTCGCCCGACACCGCCGCGACCCCGGCCGGCGCCGACCGCACCTTCCAGGTGGATCTGCGCGGCCTCGTCGACCTCCTCTCCCACCACCTCTACTCCAGCCCCCGCGTCTACCTGCGCGAACTCCTGCAGAACGCGGTGGACGCGCTCACCGCCCGGCACGGCCTCGAACCGGACGCCCCCGCCGACGGCTTCGGCATCCGCCTGTACGCCGACGGTTCCGTCGTACGCGTCGAGGACGACGGCGTCGGTCTCACCGAGGCCGACGTGCACACCTTCCTTGCCACGATCGGCCGCAGCAGCAAGCGCGCCGAACGGATCGCCGAGCAACGCGGCGATTTCATCGGCCAGTTCGGGATCGGTCTGCTCTCCTGCTTCCTGGTCGCCGACGAGATCCACGTCCTGAGCCGCTCCGCCCGCACCCCCGGCGCGGGCACCGTGGAGTGGCGGGGACGCGGCGACGGCAGCTACACCGTCCAGCTCCTGCCCGCCTCCGCCCGCCCCCGGCCCGGCACCACCGTCACGCTGACGCCGCGCGCCGACGCGGGCGAGTGGACCCGGCCGGCCCATGTGCACACGCTGGCCCGGCACTTCGGCTCCCTGCTGCGGCACCCGGTGACCTTCAGCGACGGTACAGGCGGTACAGGCGGCGCCGGCGGCCCGGCCGGCCCCGGCGCGTCCGTCAACCCCGAGCCCGCACCCTGGGCGCGTACGTACCCCACCCCCGGCGCCCGCTCCCGGGCGCTCGCGGCGTACGGCGCGGAGGTCTTCGGGTTCACGCCGCTGGACACCATCGAGCTGGACCTGCCCGCGGTGGGCCTCAAGGGCATCGCGTGCGTGCTGCCCGAGGCGGTGCCGGCCGGGCGCCGCCACGGCCACCGCGTACACGTCAAGGGCATGCTGCTGTCGGAGCACGCCGAGGAGATCCTGCCCGAATGGGCGTTCTTCGTCCGCTGCGTGGTGGACGCCGAGAGCCTGCGCCCGACGGCGTCCCGCGAGTCGCTGTACGAGGACGACACGCTCGCCGCCGTACGCGACGCCCTCGCCGAGCGGCTGCGGGCGTGGATCGCCCGGGCCGCCGCCAGCGACCCGGACCTGCTCGCCCGCTTCCTCCAGGCCCACCACCTGGCCGTGAAGTCGCTCGCGGTGCACGACGACGAGATCCTGCGGATGCTGCTGCCCTGGCTGCCGTTCGAGACCACCGACGGGCACACCACCCTGGACGAGTTCGCGCGGACCCACCGCACCGTGCTCGTGACGTCGAGCGTGGAGGAATTCCGGCAGGTCGCGGCGATCGCCTCGGCCGCCGGGCTCGGCGTCGTCAACGGCGGCTACACCTACGACCGCGAGCTGGTCCACCGGCTGCCCGAGATCAGGCCCGAGGCCAGCGTCGCCGACCTGGACCCGGCGACCCTCACCGCCCACCTCGACCCCGTCGACCGTGAGACGGAACTGGCCGCCGTGGCCTACCTCGCGCTGGCCCGCGACGCCCTCGCCGTCTTCGACTGCGACGTCGCGCTGCGCACCTTCCAGCCCGCCTCCGCCCCGGCCCTCCTGGTCGACAGCCGCGAGGCCCGGCACGAGCGCACCCGCTCCCAGCTCGCCCGGGAGCAGGAGGGCGGCCTGTGGGGCGACATCCTCGGCGCCCTGCGCCAGGAGGCCCCGAAGGCCCAGCTGATCCTCAACCAGCTCAATCCGCTGGTCCGCACCGCCGTCGCCATCGAGGAGCCCGAACTGGCCCGCACCAGCGCCGAAGCCCTGTACGGGCAGGCCGTGCTGCTGTCCCGGCGCCCGCTGCGGCCCGCCGAATCGAGCCTCATCAACCGCTCCTTCCTCGACCTTCTCGCCCACGCCCTCCGCAAGGACAGCTGA